From a region of the Streptomyces sp. NBC_01454 genome:
- the gltB gene encoding glutamate synthase large subunit, producing MRFASTHSATTSSASAAAWSPMDGRPAQQGMYDPRNEHDACGVGFVATLTGEASHALVEQALTVLTNLEHRGATGSEPDSGDGAGILLQVPDAFLREEVTFELPEAGAYAVGLAFLPSDAQEAAAAVSRIETIAGEEGLDVIGWRVVPVAPQLLGNGARATMPAFSQLFVGDKKSTGLALDRKAFALRKRAEREAGVYFPSLSARTIVYKGMLTTGQLEPFFPDLSDRRFATAIALVHSRFSTNTFPSWPLAHPYRFVAHNGEINTVKGNRNWMRARESQLASKLFGSEDLARIFPVCTADASDSASFDEVLELLHLGGRSLPHSVLMMVPEAWENSPSMDPARRAFYQFHSTMMEPWDGPACVTFTDGTQVGAVLDRNGLRPGRYWVTDDGLVVLSSEVGVLDIDPAKVVRKGRLQPGRMFLVDTAEGRIIEDDEIKAQLASEQPYQEWLESGLIELADLPEREHIVHTHASVTRRQQTFGYTEEELRVILAPMAKAGAEPIGSMGTDSPIAALSERPRLLFDYFTQLFAQVTNPPLDAIREELVTSLISSLGPQGNLLEPSAASCRSVTLPFPVIDNDELAKLVHINADGDMPGMKAVTLSGLYRVSGGGESLAARIEQICAEADAAIDDGARLIVLSDRHSDAEHAPIPSLLLTAAVHHHLIGTKERTQVGLLVEAGDVREVHHVALLIGFGAAAVNPYLAMESVEDLVRAGTFLPGIEAEAAIKNLIKALGKGVLKVMSKMGISTVASYRGAQVFEAVGLDEEFVARYFHGTATKIGGAGLDVIAKEVAARHAKAYPASGIAATHRALEIGGEYQWRREGEPHLFDPDTVFRLQHSTRTRRYDIFKKYTERVNEQSERLMTLRGLFSFATDRPSIPIEEVEPASEIVKRFSTGAMSYGSISQEAHETLAIAMNQLGGKSNTGEGGEDPERLYDPARRSAIKQVASGRFGVTSEYLVNSDDIQIKMAQGAKPGEGGQLPGHKVYPWVAKTRHSTPGVGLISPPPHHDIYSIEDLAQLIHDLKNANPQARIHVKLVSEVGVGTVAAGVSKAHADVVLISGHDGGTGASPLTSLKHAGGPWELGLAETQQTLLLNGLRDRIVVQTDGQLKTGRDVVIAALLGAEEFGFATAPLVVSGCIMMRVCHLDTCPVGIATQNPALRERFSGKAEYIVNFFQFIAEEVREILAELGFRSLDEAIGHADLLNTSRAVDHWKAQGLDLAPLLHVPELAEGAVRHQVIEQDHGLEKALDNELIKLAADALAADSAEAAEPVRAQVAIRNINRTVGTMLGHEVTKKFGGAGLPDDTIDITFTGSAGQSFGAFLPRGVTLRLEGDANDYVGKGLSGGRVVVRPDRGADHLAEFSTIAGNTLAYGATGGELFLRGRVGERFCVRNSGATVVSEGVGDHGCEYMTGGNAVVLGETGRNFAAGMSGGFAYVIDLDKANVNKELVDAVHALDDADKQWLHDVVRRHQEETGSTVADKLLADWDAAAARFSKVIPPTYQAVLVAKDAAEQAGLSESETHEKMMEAATNG from the coding sequence ATGCGCTTCGCGTCCACGCACTCCGCGACCACCAGCAGCGCCAGCGCCGCCGCCTGGTCGCCCATGGACGGCCGCCCCGCCCAGCAGGGCATGTACGACCCGCGCAACGAGCACGACGCCTGCGGCGTCGGCTTTGTGGCCACCCTCACCGGAGAGGCCAGCCACGCACTGGTCGAGCAGGCGCTCACCGTCCTGACGAATCTGGAGCACCGCGGTGCCACCGGCTCGGAGCCCGACTCGGGCGACGGCGCGGGCATCCTGCTCCAGGTGCCGGACGCGTTCCTCCGCGAAGAGGTCACCTTCGAGCTCCCCGAGGCCGGCGCCTACGCCGTCGGCCTCGCCTTCCTGCCCTCCGATGCCCAGGAAGCGGCCGCTGCCGTCTCACGCATCGAGACGATCGCCGGCGAGGAGGGCCTGGACGTCATCGGCTGGCGGGTGGTCCCGGTCGCCCCGCAGCTGCTGGGCAACGGCGCCCGCGCCACCATGCCCGCCTTCTCCCAGCTCTTCGTGGGCGACAAGAAGAGCACCGGGCTGGCGCTGGACCGCAAGGCGTTCGCGCTGCGCAAGCGCGCCGAGCGGGAGGCCGGGGTCTACTTCCCCTCGCTGTCCGCCCGGACGATCGTCTACAAGGGCATGCTGACCACCGGCCAGCTGGAGCCCTTCTTCCCGGACCTGTCCGACCGCCGCTTCGCCACCGCGATCGCGCTGGTCCACTCGCGCTTCTCCACCAACACCTTCCCGAGCTGGCCGCTGGCCCACCCGTACCGCTTCGTCGCGCACAACGGCGAGATCAACACGGTCAAGGGCAACCGCAACTGGATGCGGGCCCGGGAATCGCAGCTGGCCTCGAAGCTCTTCGGCAGTGAGGACCTCGCGCGGATCTTCCCGGTCTGCACCGCCGACGCCTCCGACTCCGCCTCCTTCGACGAGGTCCTGGAGCTGCTCCACCTCGGCGGCCGCTCGCTGCCGCACTCGGTGCTGATGATGGTCCCCGAGGCGTGGGAGAACTCCCCCTCCATGGACCCGGCCCGGCGTGCCTTCTACCAGTTCCACTCCACGATGATGGAGCCCTGGGACGGCCCGGCCTGTGTCACCTTCACCGACGGCACCCAGGTCGGCGCGGTCCTGGACCGCAACGGTCTGCGCCCCGGCCGCTACTGGGTCACCGACGACGGCCTGGTCGTGCTCTCCTCCGAGGTCGGCGTCCTGGACATCGACCCCGCGAAGGTCGTCCGCAAGGGCCGCCTGCAGCCCGGCCGGATGTTCCTCGTGGACACCGCCGAGGGCCGCATCATCGAGGACGACGAGATCAAGGCGCAGCTCGCCTCCGAGCAGCCCTACCAGGAGTGGCTGGAATCCGGCCTGATCGAGCTCGCGGACCTGCCCGAGCGCGAGCACATCGTGCACACCCACGCCTCGGTCACCCGCCGCCAGCAGACCTTCGGCTACACCGAGGAAGAGCTGCGCGTCATCCTCGCCCCGATGGCCAAGGCCGGCGCCGAACCCATCGGCTCGATGGGCACCGACTCGCCGATCGCCGCGCTCTCCGAGCGCCCCCGGCTGCTCTTCGACTACTTCACCCAGCTCTTCGCGCAGGTCACCAACCCGCCGCTGGACGCCATCCGCGAGGAGCTGGTCACCTCGCTGATCTCCTCCCTCGGCCCCCAGGGCAATCTCCTGGAGCCGAGCGCGGCCTCCTGCCGCAGCGTGACCCTGCCCTTCCCGGTGATCGACAACGACGAGCTGGCCAAGCTCGTCCACATCAACGCCGACGGCGACATGCCCGGCATGAAGGCCGTGACCCTCTCCGGCCTCTACCGGGTCTCCGGCGGCGGCGAGTCGCTGGCCGCCCGGATCGAGCAGATCTGCGCCGAGGCGGACGCCGCCATCGACGACGGCGCCCGGCTGATCGTGCTCTCCGACCGCCACTCGGACGCCGAGCACGCGCCGATCCCGTCGCTGCTGCTGACCGCCGCGGTCCACCACCACCTCATCGGCACCAAGGAGCGCACCCAGGTCGGTCTGCTCGTCGAGGCCGGCGATGTGCGCGAGGTGCACCACGTCGCACTGCTCATCGGCTTCGGTGCCGCGGCCGTCAACCCCTACCTGGCCATGGAGTCCGTCGAGGACCTCGTCCGCGCGGGCACCTTCCTGCCGGGTATCGAGGCCGAGGCCGCCATCAAGAACCTCATCAAGGCGCTCGGCAAGGGCGTCCTGAAGGTCATGTCCAAGATGGGCATCTCCACCGTCGCCTCCTACCGGGGCGCGCAGGTCTTCGAGGCCGTCGGCCTGGACGAGGAATTCGTCGCGCGGTACTTCCACGGCACCGCGACCAAGATCGGCGGCGCCGGTCTGGACGTCATCGCCAAGGAGGTCGCGGCCCGGCACGCCAAGGCCTACCCGGCCTCCGGCATCGCCGCCACGCACCGCGCGCTGGAGATCGGCGGCGAGTACCAGTGGCGCCGCGAGGGCGAGCCGCACCTCTTCGACCCGGACACCGTCTTCCGGCTCCAGCACTCCACCCGCACCCGGCGCTACGACATCTTCAAGAAGTACACCGAGCGGGTCAACGAGCAGTCCGAGCGGCTGATGACGCTGCGCGGCCTGTTCTCCTTCGCCACCGACCGCCCCTCGATCCCGATCGAGGAGGTCGAGCCGGCGTCGGAGATCGTCAAGCGCTTCTCCACCGGCGCCATGTCGTACGGCTCCATCTCCCAGGAGGCGCACGAGACGCTGGCCATCGCCATGAACCAGCTGGGCGGCAAGTCCAACACCGGTGAGGGCGGCGAGGACCCCGAGCGGCTCTACGACCCGGCGCGCCGCTCGGCCATCAAGCAGGTCGCCTCCGGCCGCTTCGGTGTGACCTCCGAGTACCTGGTCAACTCCGACGACATCCAGATCAAGATGGCCCAGGGCGCCAAGCCCGGCGAGGGCGGCCAGCTGCCCGGCCACAAGGTCTACCCGTGGGTCGCCAAGACCCGGCACTCCACCCCGGGCGTCGGCCTGATCTCCCCGCCGCCGCACCACGACATCTACTCCATCGAGGACCTGGCTCAGCTGATCCACGACCTCAAGAACGCCAACCCGCAGGCCCGCATCCACGTGAAGCTGGTCTCCGAGGTCGGCGTCGGCACGGTCGCCGCGGGTGTCTCCAAGGCGCACGCGGACGTGGTCCTGATCTCCGGCCACGACGGCGGTACGGGTGCCTCCCCGCTGACCTCCCTCAAGCACGCGGGCGGTCCCTGGGAGCTGGGCCTGGCCGAGACCCAGCAGACGCTGCTGCTCAACGGCCTGCGCGACCGGATCGTGGTGCAGACCGACGGTCAGCTCAAGACCGGCCGCGATGTCGTCATCGCCGCCCTGCTGGGCGCCGAGGAGTTCGGCTTCGCGACCGCACCGCTGGTCGTCTCCGGCTGCATCATGATGCGGGTGTGCCACCTGGACACCTGCCCGGTCGGCATCGCCACCCAGAACCCGGCGCTGCGCGAGCGGTTCAGCGGCAAGGCCGAGTACATCGTCAACTTCTTCCAGTTCATCGCGGAAGAGGTCCGTGAGATCCTCGCCGAGCTGGGCTTCCGCAGCCTGGACGAAGCCATCGGCCACGCCGATCTGCTGAACACCTCCCGCGCGGTGGACCACTGGAAGGCGCAGGGCCTGGACCTGGCCCCGCTGCTGCACGTCCCCGAGCTGGCCGAGGGCGCCGTGCGCCACCAGGTCATCGAGCAGGACCACGGTCTGGAGAAGGCGCTCGACAACGAGCTGATCAAGCTCGCCGCCGACGCCCTGGCCGCGGACAGCGCCGAGGCCGCGGAGCCGGTCCGGGCGCAGGTCGCGATCCGCAACATCAACCGGACCGTCGGCACCATGCTCGGCCACGAGGTCACCAAGAAGTTCGGTGGCGCGGGCCTGCCCGACGACACCATCGACATCACCTTCACCGGCTCGGCCGGCCAGTCCTTCGGCGCGTTCCTGCCCCGCGGCGTCACGCTGCGCCTGGAGGGTGACGCCAACGACTACGTCGGCAAGGGCCTGTCCGGCGGCCGGGTCGTGGTCCGCCCGGACCGCGGCGCCGACCACCTCGCCGAGTTCTCCACCATCGCCGGCAACACCCTCGCCTACGGCGCCACCGGCGGCGAGCTGTTCCTGCGCGGCCGGGTCGGCGAGCGCTTCTGCGTCCGCAACTCCGGTGCCACGGTGGTCTCCGAGGGCGTCGGTGACCACGGCTGCGAGTACATGACCGGCGGCAACGCGGTCGTGCTGGGCGAGACGGGCCGCAACTTCGCGGCCGGTATGTCCGGCGGCTTCGCCTACGTCATCGACCTCGACAAGGCCAACGTCAACAAGGAACTCGTCGACGCGGTCCACGCGCTGGACGACGCCGACAAGCAGTGGCTGCACGACGTCGTGCGCCGCCACCAGGAGGAGACCGGCTCCACCGTCGCCGACAAGCTCCTCGCCGACTGGGATGCCGCGGCCGCGCGCTTCAGCAAGGTCATCCCGCCCACCTACCAGGCAGTGCTCGTCGCCAAGGACGCCGCTGAGCAGGCCGGACTCTCCGAGTCCGAGACCCACGAGAAGATGATGGAGGCGGCGACCAATGGCTGA